From one Phocaeicola salanitronis DSM 18170 genomic stretch:
- a CDS encoding transglycosylase domain-containing protein gives MRKKFIYLLWALVILGILAVATVFTAIAKGWIGYVPPVEELENPNLKFATQIISDDGELLGTWSYSKENRVYVGYNDLSPNLVNALIATEDVRFSEHSGIDFRAFVRAVVKRGILMQKNAGGGSTITQQLAKQFYSPTADNVMERLLQKPIEWVIAVKLERYYTKEEILTMYLNKFDFLNNAVGIKTAAKTYFSKDPKDLSVEEAATLVGMCKNPSLYNPRRFNERSRGRRNTVLDQMRKAGYLTQAECDSLQALPLKLKFQPVDHKDGLATYFREYLRRIMTAKEPVKSKYRGWQMQQYYEDSLAWKTNPLYGWCAKNKKKDGTNYNIYNDGLKIYTTINSRMQQYAEEAVYEHVAKYLQPRFFKEKRGRKTAPYTNELTQEEVDAIMDRSMRLTDRYRQMKAAGCSEEEIRKAFNTKHEMSVFSYEGEKDTIMTPMDSIRYYKYFLRAGFMSMDPVTGYVKAYVGGPNYNYFQYDMAMVGRRQVGSTIKPYLYALAMENGFSPCDEVRNVEQTLFDENGKAWSPRNSSKSHYGEIVTLKWGLANSNNWISAYLMSKLSPYALARLIHSFGVLNKDIQPTVSLCLGPCEISVGEMVSAYTAFANRGIRTAPLFVSRIEDNEGNVIATFSPQVDEVISESSAYKMLVMLRAVINEGTGGRVRRLYGIKADMGGKTGTTNRNSDGWFMGFTPSLVSGCWVGGEERDIHFDTMRDGQGASMALPVWGLYMQKVYADKTLGYSEEEHFDIPEDFDPCKDKLTEMEEENASRLDDVFFQ, from the coding sequence ATGAGAAAGAAATTCATATATCTGTTGTGGGCTTTGGTGATTTTAGGCATACTGGCGGTGGCAACGGTTTTTACGGCGATTGCCAAAGGATGGATAGGCTATGTGCCTCCGGTAGAAGAACTGGAGAATCCGAACTTAAAGTTTGCCACTCAGATTATATCCGATGACGGAGAATTGCTTGGTACCTGGTCGTATAGCAAGGAGAACCGGGTATATGTAGGGTATAATGACTTGTCTCCCAATTTGGTAAATGCCTTGATTGCGACCGAAGATGTGCGGTTCAGCGAACATTCGGGCATCGATTTCCGTGCCTTTGTCCGTGCGGTGGTAAAGCGTGGCATCCTTATGCAGAAAAATGCCGGAGGAGGAAGCACCATTACCCAGCAGCTTGCCAAGCAATTTTATTCACCTACGGCAGATAATGTGATGGAACGTCTGCTTCAGAAGCCGATTGAATGGGTGATAGCCGTGAAACTGGAACGGTATTATACCAAAGAGGAAATCCTGACAATGTACCTCAATAAGTTTGATTTCCTGAACAATGCGGTAGGCATCAAGACGGCGGCTAAGACGTATTTTTCGAAAGACCCGAAAGACCTTTCCGTTGAAGAAGCGGCTACATTGGTAGGCATGTGCAAGAATCCTTCGCTTTATAATCCACGCCGTTTTAACGAGCGTTCACGCGGCCGCCGGAATACGGTGCTTGACCAAATGCGCAAGGCAGGATACCTGACTCAAGCCGAATGCGATTCGCTTCAGGCGCTTCCGCTCAAGTTGAAGTTCCAGCCGGTAGACCATAAGGACGGGCTTGCTACGTATTTCCGCGAATACCTGCGCCGCATCATGACCGCCAAGGAACCCGTAAAGAGCAAATACCGCGGCTGGCAAATGCAGCAATATTACGAAGATTCGTTGGCATGGAAGACCAACCCGCTTTACGGCTGGTGCGCGAAAAACAAGAAAAAGGACGGCACGAACTATAACATCTATAATGATGGTTTGAAGATTTATACCACTATCAATTCGCGGATGCAGCAATATGCCGAAGAAGCGGTTTACGAACATGTGGCAAAATATCTCCAGCCCCGTTTCTTCAAGGAAAAACGCGGGCGGAAGACCGCGCCTTATACCAATGAACTGACGCAAGAGGAAGTGGATGCAATCATGGACCGTTCGATGCGTCTTACCGACCGTTATCGCCAGATGAAAGCGGCCGGATGTTCGGAAGAAGAAATCCGCAAGGCATTCAATACAAAGCATGAAATGTCGGTATTCTCTTACGAAGGAGAGAAAGATACCATTATGACTCCGATGGATTCCATCCGGTATTACAAGTATTTCTTGCGTGCCGGATTCATGTCGATGGATCCGGTTACGGGCTATGTGAAAGCATACGTAGGCGGACCGAATTACAATTATTTCCAATATGATATGGCTATGGTGGGACGCCGTCAGGTGGGCTCTACCATCAAGCCTTATTTGTATGCCCTGGCAATGGAAAACGGCTTCTCGCCCTGCGATGAGGTGCGCAATGTCGAACAAACCCTTTTCGACGAGAACGGTAAGGCATGGTCGCCCCGCAATTCTTCCAAGTCGCACTATGGCGAAATCGTGACCCTGAAATGGGGGCTTGCCAATTCGAACAATTGGATTTCGGCATACTTGATGAGCAAGCTCAGTCCGTATGCGCTTGCCCGTCTGATTCATTCGTTCGGCGTATTGAATAAGGATATCCAGCCAACGGTGTCTCTCTGCTTGGGGCCGTGCGAAATATCAGTCGGCGAAATGGTAAGCGCTTATACGGCATTTGCCAACCGGGGCATCCGTACCGCGCCTCTTTTTGTTTCCCGGATTGAAGACAATGAAGGGAACGTCATAGCGACCTTCTCTCCGCAAGTGGATGAAGTCATTAGCGAATCAAGTGCCTATAAGATGTTGGTTATGCTCCGTGCCGTAATTAATGAAGGTACAGGCGGGCGTGTGCGGCGCCTGTACGGCATCAAAGCCGATATGGGAGGCAAGACAGGAACCACCAATCGCAATTCCGACGGCTGGTTTATGGGCTTTACCCCTTCGTTGGTCTCGGGATGCTGGGTAGGAGGCGAGGAGCGTGATATTCACTTCGATACCATGCGTGACGGGCAGGGAGCTTCTATGGCATTGCCTGTATGGGGGCTTTACATGCAAAAGGTTTATGCAGACAAGACGCTCGGTTATTCCGAAGAAGAGCATTTTGATATTCCTGAAGATTTCGACCCTTGCAAAGATAAGCTGACCGAGATGGAAGAAGAAAATGCCAGCCGTCTGGATGACGTTTTCTTCCAGTAA
- the pyrB gene encoding aspartate carbamoyltransferase codes for MENRSLVTIANHSKERILYLLEMAQEFEKRPNRHLLDQKIVATLFFEPSTRTRLSFETAANRLGAKVIGFTDPKVTSSSKGETLKDTIMMVSNYADIIVMRHYLEGAARYASEIAPVPIVNAGDGANQHPSQTMLDLYSIYKTQGTLENLNIYLVGDLKYGRTVHSLLMAMRHFNPTFHFIAPNELKMPEEYKLYCKAHQIRYEEHTDFNEETIANADILYMTRVQRERFTDLMEYERVKDVYILRNKMLEHTRPNLRILHPLPRVNEIAYDVDSNPKAYYFQQAQNGLYAREAILCDVLGITLDEVKADTERLMNF; via the coding sequence ATGGAAAATAGAAGTTTAGTTACTATCGCCAACCACTCGAAAGAACGCATTCTTTACCTGTTGGAAATGGCACAAGAGTTTGAAAAGAGACCGAACCGTCATCTGCTGGACCAGAAAATCGTAGCCACCCTTTTCTTTGAGCCTTCTACCCGCACCCGCTTGAGCTTTGAAACTGCAGCCAACCGGTTGGGGGCGAAAGTAATCGGATTCACCGACCCGAAAGTGACCAGCTCTTCAAAAGGAGAAACACTGAAAGATACCATTATGATGGTGAGCAATTACGCCGACATCATCGTAATGCGGCATTATCTGGAAGGAGCGGCACGCTACGCCAGCGAAATCGCTCCGGTGCCTATTGTCAATGCAGGCGACGGAGCCAACCAGCATCCTTCTCAAACCATGCTCGACCTCTATTCCATTTATAAGACCCAAGGGACATTGGAAAACCTGAACATCTATCTGGTGGGTGATTTGAAATACGGACGTACGGTACACTCGCTTTTGATGGCAATGCGCCATTTCAACCCCACCTTCCATTTCATTGCTCCCAATGAACTGAAAATGCCGGAAGAATACAAGCTGTATTGCAAGGCGCATCAAATCCGTTACGAAGAGCATACCGATTTCAACGAAGAGACAATTGCCAACGCGGATATTTTGTATATGACCCGTGTGCAACGTGAGCGCTTTACCGACCTGATGGAATATGAACGGGTAAAGGATGTATATATCTTGCGTAACAAAATGCTGGAACATACCCGTCCGAACTTGCGTATCCTGCACCCCCTGCCCCGTGTGAACGAAATTGCTTATGACGTGGACAGTAATCCGAAAGCTTATTATTTCCAACAGGCACAAAACGGGCTGTATGCACGCGAGGCTATCTTGTGTGACGTGTTGGGCATTACCCTGGATGAAGTAAAAGCGGATACCGAACGATTAATGAACTTTTAA
- the pyrI gene encoding aspartate carbamoyltransferase regulatory subunit, with protein MSNKKELQVAALENGTVIDHIPSDKLFTVVSLLDLQHMDSNITIGNNFESKKLGKKGIIKIAGRFFSDEEISRLSVVAPNMKLNIIRNYEVVEKKEAVMPDELKGIVRCNNPKCITNNEPMQTWFHLADKEHGILKCHYCEKEQQVDNIKLI; from the coding sequence ATGAGCAATAAGAAAGAATTACAGGTAGCCGCTTTGGAAAACGGTACCGTTATCGACCATATACCTTCAGATAAGTTGTTTACCGTAGTGTCCTTGCTCGATTTGCAACACATGGATAGCAACATTACCATCGGGAACAATTTTGAGAGCAAGAAACTGGGGAAGAAAGGCATCATCAAAATTGCCGGCAGGTTCTTTTCCGATGAGGAAATAAGCCGTCTTTCGGTCGTTGCCCCAAACATGAAACTGAACATCATCCGCAACTATGAGGTGGTGGAAAAGAAAGAAGCCGTTATGCCCGATGAACTGAAAGGCATCGTGCGGTGCAACAACCCCAAATGCATCACCAACAACGAACCGATGCAGACATGGTTCCACTTGGCAGACAAGGAACACGGCATATTGAAATGCCATTATTGCGAAAAAGAGCAACAAGTGGACAACATTAAACTAATCTGA
- a CDS encoding flavin reductase family protein, translated as MKQDWKPGTMIYPLPAVLVSCGSTEEEYNILTVAWVGTICTNPPMCYISVRPERHSYPILKKNMEFVINLTTKDMAYATDWCGVRSGKDYNKFKEMHLTPGKASMVKAPVIEESPLCIECRVKEIISLGSHDMFIADVVNVKADDKYLDSETGKFDMEKANLLVYEHGGYYETGKKIGKFGWSVEKKK; from the coding sequence ATGAAGCAAGACTGGAAACCAGGCACAATGATTTATCCCCTTCCGGCTGTACTCGTGAGTTGCGGGAGCACGGAAGAGGAATACAATATCCTGACGGTAGCATGGGTAGGGACAATTTGCACGAACCCGCCTATGTGTTATATCTCAGTCCGTCCGGAACGCCATTCCTATCCGATATTGAAAAAGAATATGGAATTTGTCATCAACCTTACGACAAAAGACATGGCATACGCAACGGACTGGTGCGGCGTACGTTCGGGAAAAGATTACAACAAGTTTAAAGAAATGCATCTGACTCCGGGAAAAGCATCGATGGTAAAGGCGCCGGTTATTGAAGAATCCCCCCTTTGCATCGAATGCCGGGTGAAAGAAATCATTTCCCTTGGCTCACACGATATGTTTATTGCAGATGTGGTAAACGTAAAGGCTGATGATAAATACTTAGATTCAGAGACCGGGAAATTCGATATGGAAAAGGCGAACCTGCTGGTCTATGAGCATGGAGGATATTATGAAACGGGAAAGAAAATAGGTAAGTTCGGCTGGTCGGTCGAAAAGAAAAAATAA
- a CDS encoding porin family protein — MRTNVLILLCILWSIGFSGKARAASRNAEGDPKVNIGIKAGFNSSMFIIDRISIGGTELGNIQNNYKVGYFGAFFCRFNMKGHHFMQTELSYNVSKGSISIPSSAENISLLQDNALVKTDIHSIDIPLLYGYKFIDKYPYGMAFFAGPKAAYIWEKHSESEYSGFYQQGIHEEIRPFIFSGVVGLSVNVSNIFFDFRYEIGLHNMVRSVSFDKDLTETPYDTQDLSLKRRRNVLSFSVGVIF; from the coding sequence ATGAGAACGAATGTCTTGATACTGTTATGCATTTTGTGGAGCATCGGATTCTCCGGAAAAGCCCGGGCCGCTTCGCGGAATGCCGAAGGTGATCCCAAGGTAAATATCGGTATCAAGGCTGGATTTAACTCATCCATGTTCATTATTGACCGCATTTCTATAGGAGGTACCGAGTTGGGAAATATTCAAAACAACTATAAGGTCGGTTATTTCGGAGCTTTTTTCTGCCGGTTTAACATGAAGGGACATCATTTCATGCAAACTGAATTATCCTATAATGTTTCAAAAGGAAGCATTTCAATCCCCAGTAGCGCAGAAAATATTTCTTTGCTTCAAGACAATGCTTTAGTAAAGACAGACATTCATTCTATAGATATACCTTTGCTTTACGGATATAAGTTTATAGATAAATATCCGTATGGGATGGCATTCTTTGCCGGTCCTAAGGCAGCTTATATTTGGGAAAAACATAGTGAAAGCGAATATTCCGGATTTTATCAACAAGGCATCCATGAAGAAATAAGGCCATTTATTTTCAGCGGAGTCGTGGGATTGTCTGTTAATGTTTCAAATATCTTTTTTGATTTCCGTTATGAAATCGGGCTGCACAATATGGTTCGTTCCGTATCTTTTGACAAAGACTTGACGGAAACACCTTACGATACACAGGATCTTTCATTGAAACGACGCAGGAACGTATTGAGCTTCTCCGTCGGCGTTATATTTTAA
- the glyA gene encoding serine hydroxymethyltransferase, with translation MKRDDLIFDIIEKEHQRQLKGIELIASENFVSDEVMQAMGSCLTNKYAEGYPGKRYYGGCEVVDQSEQIAIDRVKKIFGAEWANVQPHSGAQANAAVFLAVLNPGDKFMGLNLAHGGHLSHGSAVNTSGIIYTPCEYNLNKETGRVDYDQMEEIALREHPKMIIGGGSAYSREWDYKRMREIADKIGAILMVDMAHPAGLIAAGLLDNPLKYAHIVTSTTHKTLRGPRGGIILMGKDFPNPWGKKTPKGEIKMMSQLLDSAVFPGIQGGPLEHVIAAKAVAFGEILQPEWKDYAMQVKKNAATLAQALIDRGFSIVSGGTDNHSMLVDLRTKYPDLTGKVAEKALVAADITVNKNMVPFDTRSAFQTSGIRLGTPAITTRGAKEDLMYEIAEMIETVLSNVENEEVIASVRARVNDTMKNYPLFAY, from the coding sequence ATGAAAAGAGACGATTTAATTTTCGACATCATCGAGAAAGAACACCAACGTCAGTTGAAAGGTATTGAGCTGATTGCTTCCGAAAACTTCGTAAGTGATGAAGTAATGCAGGCAATGGGTTCATGCCTGACCAACAAATATGCAGAAGGTTATCCCGGCAAACGCTATTACGGCGGATGCGAAGTGGTAGACCAAAGCGAACAAATCGCAATCGACCGTGTAAAGAAAATATTCGGGGCAGAATGGGCAAATGTACAACCTCACTCGGGAGCACAAGCCAATGCAGCTGTATTTCTCGCTGTACTGAATCCGGGAGACAAGTTCATGGGGTTGAACCTGGCACATGGCGGCCACTTGTCTCATGGCTCGGCTGTTAATACATCGGGCATCATCTATACTCCTTGTGAATATAACCTGAACAAAGAAACCGGCCGTGTAGATTATGACCAAATGGAGGAAATCGCCCTTCGCGAACATCCGAAGATGATTATCGGCGGCGGTTCGGCTTACTCACGTGAATGGGATTACAAACGAATGCGTGAAATAGCCGATAAAATCGGTGCAATTCTAATGGTAGATATGGCTCATCCTGCCGGACTGATTGCAGCCGGATTGCTGGATAACCCGTTGAAATACGCACATATCGTAACATCTACCACACATAAGACATTACGTGGGCCACGTGGCGGTATCATCCTGATGGGAAAGGACTTCCCTAACCCATGGGGCAAGAAAACGCCGAAAGGTGAAATCAAGATGATGTCTCAATTGCTTGACTCGGCTGTATTCCCCGGCATACAAGGCGGTCCGTTGGAACATGTCATCGCAGCAAAAGCCGTTGCGTTCGGTGAAATCCTGCAGCCGGAATGGAAAGATTACGCCATGCAAGTGAAAAAGAATGCGGCGACTTTAGCGCAAGCGTTGATAGACCGTGGCTTTTCTATCGTATCGGGAGGTACAGACAACCATTCAATGTTGGTAGACTTACGCACTAAATATCCTGACCTTACCGGTAAGGTGGCTGAAAAAGCTTTGGTTGCAGCCGATATTACGGTAAACAAGAACATGGTTCCGTTTGATACACGCTCGGCATTCCAGACTTCAGGTATCCGTTTGGGAACTCCGGCTATCACCACCCGTGGCGCAAAAGAAGACTTGATGTACGAAATCGCCGAAATGATTGAGACGGTATTGTCGAACGTAGAAAACGAAGAAGTGATAGCATCGGTACGTGCGCGTGTAAACGACACGATGAAAAACTACCCGCTCTTCGCATATTAA
- a CDS encoding OmpA family protein, protein MKKTSCMAILLSGCLILSGCGSLNNTAKGGMIGGGSGAALGALIGGIAGHGKGAAIGAAVGAAVGTGAGVLIGKKMDKAAEQAAQIEGAEVEQVTDNNGLQAVKVTFDSGILFATSSSDLSTSAKSALSKFANNVLIQNPDMDVAIYGYTDNTGWKNSTAEQSVQKNLELSQSRAQSVSNYLRECGTTTSQIKTVEGLGESNPVADNSTEAGRQENRRVEVYMYASQQMIQAAEAGTLQ, encoded by the coding sequence ATGAAAAAGACAAGTTGTATGGCTATTCTATTAAGCGGATGCTTGATACTTAGCGGATGCGGAAGTTTGAATAATACGGCTAAAGGCGGTATGATAGGAGGCGGAAGCGGTGCGGCTTTAGGTGCCCTTATCGGCGGCATTGCCGGGCATGGAAAAGGTGCGGCAATCGGTGCCGCCGTAGGTGCCGCCGTTGGTACAGGCGCCGGTGTATTGATTGGCAAGAAAATGGATAAAGCTGCTGAACAAGCTGCACAAATCGAGGGTGCAGAGGTAGAACAAGTAACCGATAACAACGGTTTGCAAGCCGTAAAAGTTACATTCGATTCAGGCATCCTGTTTGCGACCAGCAGTTCTGATTTAAGCACATCTGCCAAATCGGCTTTGAGCAAATTCGCCAACAATGTCTTGATTCAGAATCCGGACATGGATGTGGCTATCTACGGTTATACCGACAATACCGGCTGGAAAAACAGCACTGCAGAACAAAGCGTACAAAAGAATCTGGAACTTTCGCAATCACGTGCACAAAGTGTATCCAATTATTTGCGTGAATGCGGAACAACAACTTCACAAATCAAGACAGTAGAAGGTTTAGGCGAAAGCAATCCGGTTGCAGACAACAGCACTGAAGCGGGCCGCCAAGAAAATCGCCGTGTAGAAGTGTATATGTACGCCAGCCAGCAGATGATTCAAGCCGCTGAAGCCGGAACATTGCAATAA
- a CDS encoding amino acid-binding protein, with protein sequence MTIHQLSVFVENKSGTLLQVLELLKDAGIQLIASTISDTVEYGIYRIICSEPMRAYDTLKQAGIAANLSDVFAIMLDNQPGCAADAIRSFSEAGIGISYLYSFLLSGKGILVFRTDDAEKTYQVILDKDLDYIEEKRLLEMA encoded by the coding sequence ATGACTATCCATCAATTATCCGTATTTGTAGAAAACAAGTCAGGAACACTGCTTCAAGTTCTCGAATTACTAAAGGATGCCGGTATTCAGCTTATTGCTTCCACCATATCCGATACTGTAGAATACGGTATCTATCGCATTATCTGTTCGGAGCCTATGCGGGCGTATGATACATTAAAGCAGGCAGGCATAGCGGCAAACCTTTCAGATGTATTTGCCATTATGCTTGATAACCAACCCGGATGTGCGGCTGATGCGATTCGTAGCTTTAGCGAGGCAGGAATAGGCATTTCTTATCTCTATTCATTCCTGCTCTCGGGGAAAGGTATTTTAGTATTCCGCACCGATGACGCTGAAAAAACATACCAGGTCATTTTAGATAAAGACTTGGATTACATTGAAGAAAAGCGCTTGCTGGAAATGGCGTGA
- a CDS encoding phenylacetate--CoA ligase family protein produces the protein MYLHPELETMPRSEINRLQMERLQQTLQRCMCIPFYKQRFAEIGLKPEDIHTLDDLQKIPFTTKQDLREHYPFGLSAVPLEKVVRLHSSSGTTGTPTVILHTQHDLDEWANAVARCLYMVGLRKGDIFQNSSGYGMFTGGLGFQYGAERLGMLTVPAAAGNTKRQIKFITDFGTTALHAIPSYAGRLYEVMEEMGIDPRRDTKLRTLIIGAEPHSDEQRRRIEDMLGVKAYNSFGMSEMCGPGVAFECPEQNGLHIWEDYYIVEIVNPDTLEPVPEGEIGELVLTTINREAMPLLRYRTRDLTRILPGDCPCGRHHKRLDRMKGRSDDMMILKGVNIFPIQIENILMQFKELGNEYLITLTNLEANDEMTVEVELNDFTDDYGFLQRLTKEITRQLKDEILITPRVKLVPKGSLPKQEGKAVRVKDLRKTLI, from the coding sequence ATGTATTTACATCCGGAACTGGAGACTATGCCTCGGTCGGAAATCAACCGGCTCCAGATGGAGAGGCTGCAACAGACTTTACAACGGTGTATGTGTATTCCTTTTTATAAGCAGCGTTTTGCTGAAATAGGGCTGAAACCAGAAGATATACATACATTAGACGACTTGCAGAAGATACCGTTTACTACCAAGCAAGATTTGCGCGAGCACTATCCTTTCGGGCTTTCTGCCGTTCCATTGGAAAAAGTGGTGCGCTTGCATTCTTCCAGCGGGACAACAGGCACACCAACCGTTATTCTTCATACCCAGCACGATTTGGACGAGTGGGCGAATGCTGTAGCACGTTGCCTGTATATGGTAGGATTACGCAAAGGGGATATTTTCCAGAACTCATCTGGATACGGCATGTTTACGGGAGGGTTGGGATTCCAATACGGGGCAGAGCGCCTGGGAATGCTTACCGTACCCGCAGCCGCAGGGAATACCAAACGCCAGATTAAGTTTATTACAGACTTCGGGACAACCGCTTTGCATGCTATTCCGAGTTATGCGGGACGGCTTTATGAAGTGATGGAAGAAATGGGGATTGACCCGCGCCGTGACACAAAACTTCGCACGTTGATTATCGGAGCCGAACCGCATTCGGACGAGCAGCGCAGGCGCATTGAGGATATGCTGGGAGTGAAAGCGTATAATTCGTTCGGCATGTCGGAAATGTGCGGTCCGGGTGTGGCTTTTGAATGCCCTGAACAAAATGGGCTGCACATCTGGGAAGACTATTACATTGTAGAAATCGTTAACCCCGATACGCTGGAGCCTGTGCCCGAAGGGGAAATCGGAGAATTGGTATTGACTACCATTAACCGTGAAGCAATGCCTTTGTTGCGCTATCGTACACGTGACTTGACCCGCATCTTGCCGGGTGATTGTCCTTGCGGACGCCATCACAAACGGTTGGACCGCATGAAGGGACGAAGCGACGATATGATGATACTGAAAGGCGTGAATATTTTCCCCATCCAGATAGAAAACATCTTAATGCAATTCAAGGAATTGGGTAACGAGTACCTTATCACCCTAACCAATTTAGAGGCGAATGATGAAATGACCGTGGAAGTGGAACTTAACGACTTTACCGATGACTACGGTTTCTTGCAACGCCTGACAAAGGAAATAACCCGTCAGCTAAAAGACGAAATACTTATCACTCCGCGTGTGAAACTTGTGCCCAAAGGAAGCCTGCCCAAACAGGAAGGCAAGGCCGTGCGCGTAAAAGATTTAAGAAAAACATTAATATAA
- a CDS encoding GtrA family protein produces MKESVRIIRFAIVGTLNALITALVVWLLMHIEGESYIIANIIAYIIAQVHNFIWCKYWIFPLETDDKRNSFWHQVLFFAGAFLLAYTTQFLFLLMLVELLHCNEYLAQFLGLFIYGAVNFMTNRHITFR; encoded by the coding sequence ATGAAAGAATCTGTGCGAATTATTCGCTTCGCGATAGTAGGAACGCTCAATGCGCTGATAACGGCATTAGTAGTATGGCTATTGATGCACATTGAGGGGGAAAGTTATATTATAGCGAACATCATTGCTTATATCATTGCGCAGGTTCATAATTTCATTTGGTGCAAATATTGGATATTCCCTTTAGAAACGGATGATAAGAGGAACAGCTTTTGGCATCAGGTGCTGTTTTTTGCAGGCGCTTTCCTGTTGGCATATACTACCCAGTTTCTGTTCCTCCTGATGTTGGTCGAGTTGCTTCATTGCAATGAATATCTGGCTCAGTTCTTAGGGCTTTTTATTTATGGCGCGGTTAATTTCATGACCAACCGGCATATCACCTTTCGCTGA